From Kaistella polysaccharea:
TGCTTAATGGAATTTCAATTTTGTTCATTTTAATTTTTTTCGAAATCTCATTCTTTATTTCTCGGTTTTTTTGCTGACCGCTAACGGTTGGGTATTTATGCAGGCGGGATAAAAATACGAAAACTTTATACTTGCTAAAAACATAATTAATCGCTAAAATCTTCGATGAAAACTTCAGACCCGCTTGTATAAATACCTTGTTACCTGAGGTCTTTTCTACTCACTAAGTTTTCCGTCTTTGTAATTCTGAATTACTTTTTCCTTTCCATTCTCATTATACATTTCCCATGGTCCGTCATAAATTCCATTTTTCCAATTTCCAATTCCTCTTAATTGTCCGTTTTCGTACCAGTATTTATGAGTTCCATTTGGTTTACCGTCGATGAATTCTCCTTCACGTGCTTTTTTGCCGTTAGAATGCCAAAATTCCCACTGTCCATTTTCTTTGTGATTTTTAATTTCACCTTTTGAAAATATATTACCATTTAAGAAGTATGCGGTTTTACTTCCGTCGGTTATAGGTTTGAATTCAAGTTTTTGAGATTTATCTGTCGGTATGTTCTGAGCATTTTTTAAAAAATCTGATTTTCCGATCAATGTTTCTCCAATATAAATTTCGTAATCATCCATATTGATGTTTTGAGAAAACATATTTAAAAAACAGAACATTGTAAAAGTCAATGTAAAAAATATTTTTTTCATGCGGGATTTTGTTTTTAAGATCGCAGGTAACGGTTGGGTATTTCTGTTGGCGGGGACTTTTAATAAAAGTCTTTGTAAATATAGCAAATTGAACAATTAGCGAAAATCTTGATGATAGGAACTTCCGACCCGCTAATAGAAATACCGTGTTGGGCGATCGCTTTTTTACGGTTTCTGATATTCTTTTAAATAGTTATAAGTCGCGTCTTTTAACGACTTTTTTAAATTATTCATTTCATCGCCACCACCACTTTTGCGAATTCCAGTCGCTTGAATTTCTCTATTATCTCTTATGTTTTTGAAATTTATTACCGTTTTTAATGTTGCTACAGAGAAACCAAAATGCCAATTGATTATTGAAATATCAGTATCAATTATTAAAGGTTCTTCACCATCAACTTCGTCAAAACTTTCAATAAATTTTAAATTTAAATTGGTTTCGTTAGCAAGTTCTTTGATAGATAATTTGAAAGTTTCCTTGACATTTGGTTGCGCTATTCCTCCGAACACCGTTCCAACCATTCCTGAGAAGTTTATAGTATTTTGACTTTTAGTGTTTAATTGGAAATAAATAGTTTTTCCATCGTAGAAGTTTTTATTTAAAGTGCTATTTGTATAATTATGAGAAGTGCCACAACTCAATAATGTCAGCATAGTAATAAATTTTAACAATAATTTCAAGTTTTTCATATATATATCTTTTTTTAAAGTGGCGCCCAACGGTTGGGTATTTATGCAGGCGGGATAAAAATACGAAAACTTTATACTTGCTAAAAACTTTATTAATCGCTAAAATCTTCGATGAAAACTTCATACCCGCTTGTATAAATAGCTTGTTAGTGGCTGCCAATATTTAAAGAAATAATCTCTTATCGTTTTTTTTAGCAATTTCTAAAGTGTCCATATTATTTTTAAAATCTTTGTTTTTCTTTAAAAGAACAAATAATTCTTCTTTAAACTTATAAATTTTAACTTCTGTCTTCGTAAGTTTTGATTCGGTTAAATTAACTTGTGTTGAAATATAAATCTTGCATTTAAGTTTGTTTCCTTTTTTTAAAGTAATTTCATCTTTAAAATTCGGCATCATTAGATTTTCTTTTC
This genomic window contains:
- a CDS encoding toxin-antitoxin system YwqK family antitoxin, translating into MKKIFFTLTFTMFCFLNMFSQNINMDDYEIYIGETLIGKSDFLKNAQNIPTDKSQKLEFKPITDGSKTAYFLNGNIFSKGEIKNHKENGQWEFWHSNGKKAREGEFIDGKPNGTHKYWYENGQLRGIGNWKNGIYDGPWEMYNENGKEKVIQNYKDGKLSE